Proteins encoded within one genomic window of Bacillus sp. 1NLA3E:
- a CDS encoding 6-phosphofructokinase: protein MKIGLVVFGIYPSGLKQLIYHVISEPSFNHEFIGIEIDRYQGKVIEKPIHTDVVNGSQKLLVKGSPISCHSSLCDVINGFDAVIVVGTAETKVFMDDLIKEEQKTRLLYVPVSIINDIPGSDSTLGYDTALNSIVENALKIQDTIHSVKYAKPRLFGVQVPGNAPDHMLEELAVAAEGYFVSGNFTDEQINSLCDSINSNFSPDKTSSVLFYNHAISSKDLNERVLPKLNVDWKATTIDEALCMGSHPTANDRILASKLSDQIILWLKNGKLTGQLTVKNAEVGFQKFLTNI, encoded by the coding sequence TTGAAAATTGGGTTAGTTGTTTTCGGCATTTATCCATCAGGATTAAAGCAGTTAATTTATCATGTTATATCCGAACCATCATTCAATCATGAATTTATTGGGATTGAAATTGATCGTTATCAGGGAAAAGTAATTGAGAAACCGATACATACCGATGTTGTAAATGGATCCCAAAAACTATTAGTTAAAGGATCGCCAATATCATGCCATTCTAGTTTGTGTGATGTTATTAATGGTTTTGATGCGGTAATTGTGGTCGGAACAGCGGAAACAAAAGTATTTATGGACGACTTGATTAAAGAAGAACAAAAAACTAGATTATTATATGTTCCGGTTTCTATTATCAATGATATTCCAGGGTCTGATTCCACATTAGGCTATGATACTGCCTTAAATTCCATTGTTGAAAATGCGTTAAAAATTCAAGATACGATTCATTCAGTAAAATACGCTAAACCAAGATTATTTGGCGTACAAGTACCTGGTAATGCCCCAGACCACATGTTAGAAGAGCTGGCCGTAGCTGCAGAGGGGTATTTTGTTTCAGGAAACTTTACCGATGAGCAAATTAATAGTCTTTGTGACTCAATCAATTCAAATTTTTCACCGGACAAAACGTCATCTGTTTTATTTTACAATCATGCAATTAGTTCTAAAGATTTGAATGAAAGGGTACTTCCAAAGCTGAATGTAGATTGGAAGGCGACCACCATCGATGAGGCTTTATGTATGGGTTCACATCCTACTGCAAACGATCGAATTCTAGCTAGTAAGCTATCTGATCAGATCATCCTTTGGCTTAAAAATGGGAAGCTTACCGGGCAACTAACAGTTAAAAACGCTGAAGTTGGCTTTCAAAAATTCCTAACTAACATCTAA
- a CDS encoding transaldolase family protein, whose product MYLDTANIDEIKESFTLGVMKGVTTNPSILLKEGRKRESVINDILGNSEGIVFVQAVGDSCEEIYNDSKEILQLHETRVALKIPANSEGLKAIKKLKGENPQVVILATAIFSVEQGFLSALAGCDFIAPYVNRMENNNIDPYEVIRKTRKIFDDRNLPTQILAASFKNTNQVVDILAAGAHTATVPFDILNSMLNKVLATASIKKFNQDWVELQGKI is encoded by the coding sequence ATGTATTTAGATACAGCCAATATAGATGAAATTAAAGAGTCGTTTACTCTCGGCGTGATGAAAGGCGTCACAACTAATCCTTCTATTCTGCTTAAAGAAGGAAGAAAAAGAGAGTCTGTCATTAATGATATTCTCGGCAACAGTGAAGGAATCGTGTTTGTCCAAGCTGTTGGTGATAGCTGTGAAGAAATTTACAACGATAGCAAGGAAATTTTACAGTTGCATGAAACAAGGGTTGCTTTGAAGATTCCAGCAAACAGTGAGGGCTTAAAGGCCATTAAAAAGTTGAAAGGTGAAAATCCCCAGGTAGTGATTTTGGCAACAGCCATTTTTTCGGTCGAACAAGGTTTTCTAAGTGCGTTGGCGGGTTGTGATTTTATTGCTCCATACGTTAATAGAATGGAGAATAATAATATTGACCCTTATGAAGTCATTAGAAAAACAAGAAAAATATTTGATGATCGAAACTTACCTACCCAAATTTTGGCTGCCAGTTTTAAAAACACTAATCAAGTAGTTGATATTTTAGCGGCAGGAGCACACACGGCAACTGTACCATTTGATATTTTGAACAGTATGCTGAATAAAGTATTAGCAACAGCAAGTATCAAAAAGTTTAATCAAGACTGGGTAGAATTACAAGGGAAAATCTAA
- a CDS encoding phosphocarrier protein HPr, whose translation MLEKRYLITSHAGVHARPATILVSSMAPFQAEVSLEYKEKKVNLKSIMGVMSLGIPEGATIKIAADGVDEVQAIEKIDEIIKANELGE comes from the coding sequence ATGTTGGAAAAACGCTATTTGATAACAAGTCATGCGGGGGTTCATGCTCGTCCAGCGACAATATTAGTAAGCTCCATGGCACCTTTCCAAGCCGAAGTTTCGCTTGAATATAAAGAGAAGAAAGTTAACTTAAAGTCCATTATGGGTGTCATGTCATTAGGAATTCCAGAAGGGGCCACGATTAAAATTGCTGCTGACGGAGTGGATGAAGTCCAAGCAATAGAAAAAATTGATGAAATCATCAAAGCTAACGAATTGGGTGAGTAG
- the tkt gene encoding transketolase: protein METVITPKNVEELAISTIRTLSIDAIEKSNSGHPGMPMGAAPMAYTLWTKFMKHNPSNPTWFNRDRFVLSAGHGSMLLYSLLHLSGYDVSMEDIKSFRQWGSMTPGHPEFGHTPGIDATTGPLGQGIATAVGMAMAERHLATKYNRDSFDVVDHFTFAICGDGDLMEGVSAEASSLAAHLGLGRLVVLYDSNDISLDGDLNRSFSESVEGRYNAYGWQVLRVEDGNSIAEIAKAIEEARADTTRPTLIEIKTTIGFGSPNKSGKSDSHGSPLGGTEAALTKAAYGWEYPESFYVPEEVYEHFQATVKTAGAANEAEWSALYAQYKKAYPELANELDLTIEGKLPENWEQQLPKYEVGKKIATRSSSGDAINAISQTVPAFFGGSADLAGSNKTYMKNKNDFSKADYSGKNIWFGVREFAMGAAMNGIALHGGLKTFGGTFFVFSDYLRPAIRLAALMKLPVTYVFTHDSIAVGEDGPTHEPIEQLAALRSIPGLSVIRPADGNESTAAWKLAIESTNTPTTLVLSRQDLPILEGAVEDTYEKVSKGAYVLSSSKKETADAILIATGSEVELAVKAQAALAEKGIDVSVVSMPSWDRFEAQTEEYKETVLPRAITKRLAIEMGASFGWHRYVGLEGKILGIDTFGASAPGDQIIKEFGFTVENVITKVEELL from the coding sequence ATGGAAACAGTTATTACACCAAAAAATGTTGAAGAACTAGCAATTAGTACAATTCGTACTCTATCAATCGATGCGATTGAAAAGTCAAACTCTGGTCATCCAGGAATGCCAATGGGTGCAGCTCCAATGGCTTACACGCTATGGACAAAATTTATGAAACACAATCCATCCAATCCAACTTGGTTCAATCGTGATCGTTTTGTTCTGTCTGCCGGTCACGGATCGATGTTGTTATACAGCCTATTACATTTATCAGGATACGATGTATCAATGGAAGATATTAAATCCTTCAGACAATGGGGAAGTATGACTCCTGGTCATCCTGAATTCGGACATACTCCTGGAATTGATGCAACTACAGGTCCACTTGGTCAAGGGATTGCTACTGCAGTAGGGATGGCAATGGCTGAAAGACATTTAGCAACAAAGTATAATCGTGATTCTTTTGATGTGGTTGATCATTTCACCTTTGCCATTTGTGGTGACGGAGATTTAATGGAAGGTGTTTCAGCTGAAGCTTCATCACTAGCAGCGCATTTAGGATTAGGCAGATTAGTTGTTTTATATGATTCAAATGACATTTCACTTGATGGTGATTTAAACCGTTCTTTCTCTGAAAGTGTTGAAGGTCGTTACAATGCGTATGGTTGGCAAGTTCTTCGTGTTGAAGATGGAAACAGTATTGCCGAAATAGCTAAAGCGATTGAAGAAGCTAGGGCAGATACAACTCGTCCGACACTGATTGAAATTAAAACAACTATCGGATTTGGTTCACCTAATAAATCAGGTAAATCTGACTCCCACGGATCACCACTTGGTGGAACTGAAGCAGCCTTAACAAAAGCAGCATACGGCTGGGAATACCCTGAAAGTTTCTATGTACCTGAAGAAGTGTATGAGCACTTTCAAGCTACAGTAAAAACTGCTGGAGCTGCAAATGAGGCAGAATGGTCCGCATTATATGCTCAATATAAAAAAGCTTACCCTGAGTTAGCAAATGAACTTGATTTAACTATTGAAGGTAAACTACCGGAGAATTGGGAACAACAATTACCAAAATATGAAGTGGGTAAAAAAATTGCCACTCGTTCTTCATCAGGCGATGCCATTAATGCTATTTCGCAAACAGTACCAGCGTTCTTTGGTGGATCTGCTGACCTTGCTGGTTCAAATAAAACCTATATGAAAAACAAAAATGATTTTAGTAAAGCTGATTACAGTGGGAAAAATATTTGGTTTGGTGTTCGCGAATTTGCGATGGGTGCAGCGATGAATGGGATTGCCTTGCATGGCGGTTTAAAAACATTTGGGGGTACGTTCTTTGTATTCTCGGATTACCTTCGCCCAGCCATTCGTTTGGCAGCGTTAATGAAATTACCGGTGACCTATGTGTTTACTCATGACAGTATCGCTGTTGGAGAAGACGGGCCTACTCATGAACCAATCGAACAATTAGCAGCATTGCGCTCGATTCCAGGATTATCAGTGATTCGTCCTGCTGACGGTAATGAATCTACGGCAGCATGGAAATTAGCAATCGAGTCCACTAATACACCAACAACACTTGTATTATCAAGACAGGATTTGCCTATTTTAGAAGGTGCCGTAGAAGATACTTATGAAAAAGTTTCAAAAGGTGCGTATGTTCTTTCTTCAAGTAAAAAGGAAACAGCAGATGCTATCCTAATCGCAACAGGATCTGAAGTGGAGTTGGCTGTTAAGGCCCAAGCAGCACTAGCAGAAAAAGGAATCGATGTTTCTGTAGTAAGCATGCCTTCATGGGATCGTTTTGAAGCTCAAACAGAAGAGTATAAAGAAACTGTTTTACCACGAGCGATTACTAAACGCTTGGCAATTGAAATGGGAGCTTCGTTTGGATGGCACCGCTATGTTGGCTTAGAAGGGAAAATATTGGGTATTGATACGTTTGGTGCATCCGCTCCTGGCGATCAAATTATTAAAGAATTCGGTTTCACAGTAGAAAACGTAATAACTAAAGTTGAGGAACTTTTATAG
- the thiE gene encoding thiamine phosphate synthase, with translation MARIHSEKLKELLQVYFIVGSMNCSKQPAEVLAEAIAGGISLFQFREKGTGSLIGAEKLELAYELQSICRENQIPFIVNDDVDLALLLDADGVHIGQEDESIKTVRNRIGDKILGVSAHSLAEAEIAMRYGADYLGLGPVFPTKTKEDAKEAAGFTLIQTLRQTGFNIPIVGIGGINHENSASVFQAGADGVAVISAISAADSVREAARKIRNLVSYK, from the coding sequence GTGGCGCGGATTCATAGTGAAAAATTAAAAGAGCTTTTACAGGTTTATTTTATCGTAGGTAGTATGAATTGTTCGAAACAGCCTGCAGAAGTGTTAGCTGAGGCAATAGCTGGGGGGATTTCTCTTTTTCAATTCCGTGAGAAAGGAACGGGATCGCTTATCGGGGCAGAAAAGCTCGAATTAGCCTATGAACTTCAAAGTATTTGCCGAGAGAATCAAATTCCGTTTATTGTTAATGATGATGTGGATTTAGCCCTCTTGCTCGATGCTGACGGTGTTCATATTGGTCAGGAGGATGAATCAATTAAAACAGTAAGGAATCGAATTGGTGATAAAATCCTTGGTGTTTCAGCACACTCCCTTGCTGAAGCAGAAATTGCCATGCGATATGGGGCAGACTATCTTGGGCTTGGTCCGGTGTTTCCTACGAAAACAAAAGAAGACGCTAAGGAGGCTGCCGGATTTACGCTTATCCAAACGTTAAGGCAAACGGGTTTTAACATTCCGATTGTTGGAATCGGGGGGATCAATCATGAAAATAGTGCATCTGTATTTCAAGCTGGGGCAGATGGAGTAGCCGTAATTAGTGCGATTAGTGCAGCAGATTCGGTAAGGGAAGCGGCTAGGAAAATAAGAAATCTTGTTTCATATAAGTAA
- the thiD gene encoding bifunctional hydroxymethylpyrimidine kinase/phosphomethylpyrimidine kinase, translating to MVTKKALTIAGSDSGGGAGIQADLKTFQELGVFGMSALTAVTAQNTLGVHGVYPLTAEAVSRQIQAIGEDMGADAVKTGMLFNAEIIEAVSEKIRTYQWGKVVVDPVMIAKGGASLLQNEAITALKRHLLPLSMIVTPNIPEAEVLTGMKIQTLDDKKEAARKLVDLGAKHVVLKGGHDEDPHEAVDVLFDGQEFIYFKSKRALTKNTHGTGCTFSAAITAELAQGKSVYEAVAKAKDFIQAAIEDDLHIGQGHGPTNHWAYKRRLGKE from the coding sequence ATGGTGACTAAGAAGGCTTTAACGATAGCAGGCTCAGATAGTGGCGGCGGAGCAGGGATTCAAGCGGACCTTAAAACGTTCCAAGAATTAGGTGTGTTTGGGATGTCGGCGCTAACAGCTGTTACAGCCCAAAATACATTAGGTGTTCATGGTGTCTATCCGCTAACAGCAGAAGCGGTTTCCCGACAGATTCAAGCGATTGGTGAAGATATGGGGGCCGACGCTGTAAAGACAGGAATGTTATTTAACGCGGAAATTATTGAAGCTGTATCTGAAAAAATCAGGACTTATCAGTGGGGAAAAGTTGTTGTTGATCCAGTGATGATCGCAAAAGGGGGAGCTTCGCTACTGCAAAATGAGGCCATCACTGCGCTAAAAAGACATTTGTTGCCGCTCTCGATGATAGTGACTCCCAATATTCCCGAAGCAGAAGTACTGACAGGGATGAAAATCCAAACTCTTGATGATAAAAAAGAGGCTGCTAGAAAACTAGTAGATTTAGGAGCGAAGCATGTTGTCCTTAAGGGTGGCCATGATGAGGATCCACATGAAGCGGTTGATGTATTATTTGATGGACAAGAGTTTATTTATTTTAAAAGTAAAAGGGCATTAACAAAAAATACTCATGGAACAGGCTGCACTTTTTCGGCGGCAATTACCGCAGAACTTGCACAAGGGAAAAGTGTCTACGAGGCTGTTGCCAAAGCGAAGGATTTTATCCAAGCTGCAATTGAAGATGATCTCCATATTGGGCAGGGCCATGGGCCGACAAATCATTGGGCTTATAAAAGAAGATTAGGTAAGGAGTAG
- a CDS encoding DMT family transporter: MNSFKGNYPYLLLILANMIWGGNFVIGRVAADYFPPLTFSLLRWLLAFLVLSLFMRNRLKSDWRILRNHKWILLLLSVTGIAGYNTIIYFSLHYTTSINAAVVNSTTPLFITFFSVFILKEKLNSYQGVGIIVSIIGVAFILSKGALQSLQSFSFNQGDLFVVVAVIFWAIYSVIIKKYSTVLPTLTTLYITSFVGVLFLLPLSLLELNHSNQSVLIQPFSVFIILYVGILASIIAFLSWNIGVSKIGASKSGVFLNLLPVFATIFATVFTDENLYWYQIVGGFIVVSGVILSSKKSKGNSKHEKAKHSNYHSLKAD; the protein is encoded by the coding sequence TTGAATTCATTTAAAGGAAATTATCCTTATTTACTGCTTATTCTTGCGAATATGATTTGGGGTGGAAATTTTGTCATCGGTCGTGTTGCAGCAGATTACTTTCCGCCGCTAACTTTTTCGCTACTAAGATGGCTTTTGGCATTTCTAGTATTGTCGCTATTTATGAGAAATCGTCTTAAATCAGATTGGCGTATTCTTAGGAATCATAAATGGATTTTGCTGTTACTATCTGTAACGGGAATTGCAGGCTACAATACAATCATTTACTTTTCATTACACTATACAACCTCAATTAATGCCGCGGTTGTGAATTCAACAACCCCGTTGTTTATCACCTTTTTTTCTGTATTCATTCTTAAAGAAAAACTCAACTCTTACCAAGGTGTTGGAATTATTGTATCGATCATTGGAGTTGCGTTTATCCTCTCAAAAGGTGCTTTACAGTCATTACAATCTTTTTCTTTTAACCAAGGAGATTTGTTTGTAGTGGTCGCAGTGATTTTTTGGGCAATTTATTCAGTCATTATTAAAAAGTATTCTACTGTCTTGCCAACCCTTACTACTTTATACATCACTTCATTTGTTGGTGTACTGTTTTTGCTCCCTTTGAGCTTGTTGGAATTAAACCATTCAAACCAGTCCGTTTTAATTCAGCCCTTTTCCGTATTCATCATTCTTTATGTAGGTATTTTAGCATCAATTATTGCCTTTCTTTCCTGGAATATTGGAGTATCAAAAATAGGTGCATCTAAGTCTGGTGTTTTTCTAAACTTGCTACCAGTATTTGCAACCATTTTTGCGACAGTATTTACTGATGAAAATTTGTACTGGTATCAAATTGTGGGGGGATTCATCGTTGTTTCCGGTGTGATTCTTTCCTCAAAAAAATCAAAGGGGAATTCTAAACACGAAAAGGCAAAACATTCAAATTATCATTCCTTAAAGGCAGATTAA
- the thiM gene encoding hydroxyethylthiazole kinase, with product MNKEKVVELLEQVRKQNPLIHNITNVVVTNFTANGLLALGASPVMADSRKEVADMVKIAKALVINMGTLNERTVEAMHIAGKAANEQGIPVVLDPVGAGATPYRTETARKLIEDVNFSIIRGNAAEVANVAGENWIVKGVDAGNSQGNVTDLVVSTAKKLNTVVIATGKDDVVSDGETTYVIQNGHPILTRVTGTGCLLTSVIAAFAAVEKDLMVASVAALSFYGIAAEIAAEKTAHSGPGSFQIELLNQLYQASSSEIMEFSRFEKI from the coding sequence ATGAACAAGGAAAAGGTTGTTGAGTTATTGGAGCAAGTTAGAAAACAAAACCCGCTCATTCATAATATTACCAACGTGGTGGTAACAAATTTTACTGCAAATGGCCTTTTGGCTCTTGGTGCCTCTCCAGTTATGGCAGATAGTCGAAAAGAAGTTGCAGACATGGTGAAAATTGCGAAAGCACTTGTTATAAATATGGGAACTCTTAATGAAAGAACCGTAGAGGCGATGCACATTGCTGGTAAAGCAGCAAATGAGCAAGGCATACCCGTTGTGTTAGATCCAGTTGGTGCGGGGGCGACACCCTACCGTACCGAAACTGCACGAAAATTAATTGAAGACGTTAACTTTTCAATCATTAGGGGCAATGCTGCCGAGGTTGCCAATGTGGCAGGAGAAAATTGGATTGTGAAAGGAGTAGATGCAGGAAATTCCCAGGGGAATGTCACGGATTTAGTCGTTTCCACTGCAAAAAAACTAAACACCGTCGTGATCGCAACCGGGAAGGATGACGTGGTTTCAGACGGAGAAACTACCTATGTCATTCAAAATGGCCATCCAATCCTGACAAGGGTAACGGGTACAGGTTGTCTATTAACCTCTGTTATTGCAGCATTTGCTGCTGTTGAAAAGGACTTGATGGTTGCTTCAGTTGCTGCTTTATCTTTTTATGGAATCGCTGCAGAAATCGCGGCAGAGAAAACCGCTCATAGTGGACCTGGAAGCTTTCAAATTGAATTATTAAATCAGCTTTATCAGGCTTCATCCTCTGAAATTATGGAATTTAGTAGATTTGAAAAGATTTAG
- a CDS encoding IS110 family transposase — protein MKFKMQNKQNQLIERISVKHLVVGIDIAQQLHVARAVNFRGIVVGDPLTFTNNEEGFSSLLKWINNLQRINNLDESIVGMEPTGHYWINLSKWLFKHNIEVVTVNPYLVKRNKENRDNTQSKSDKKDALVIADMVKNGYYSEVRPTSESFEKLRVLMSNRDVVVKRLVSSTNQLNRWVDIVFPELRQVFKDITAKGAIATLRLFPSPVELGTMEPEEVIMGWKSIMKRQPGLKKALLLIQVAGKSVGTKQALDAYKFHLEQLLEEYDLALKQLERVEEQVTDALLKIPFAYKLLAIKGISVISLAGILGEAGDLSGFSHGNSLLRHAGLHLAEASSGKWKGQIVISKRGRSRLRRFLYLATMSLVANNPEFKAIHSYNVKVKKMKKMKSIMKLIGKLARIFVGIARRNEFYCPEKVNHIIVLAA, from the coding sequence TTGAAGTTTAAAATGCAAAACAAACAAAATCAACTAATAGAAAGAATTTCCGTTAAACATCTTGTTGTTGGGATAGATATTGCTCAACAATTACATGTAGCCCGAGCTGTTAATTTCCGCGGAATTGTAGTTGGTGATCCACTTACATTTACTAATAATGAAGAAGGATTTTCTAGTTTATTAAAATGGATTAATAATCTTCAAAGAATAAACAATTTAGATGAATCTATTGTTGGGATGGAACCTACTGGACACTATTGGATTAATCTTTCAAAATGGCTTTTTAAGCATAATATTGAAGTGGTAACGGTAAATCCCTATTTAGTAAAAAGAAATAAAGAAAATCGTGATAATACTCAATCTAAAAGTGATAAAAAAGATGCTTTGGTTATAGCTGATATGGTGAAAAACGGTTACTACTCTGAGGTTAGGCCTACATCTGAGTCATTTGAAAAACTTAGGGTTCTTATGTCTAATCGTGATGTAGTTGTTAAGCGTCTCGTAAGTTCTACTAACCAATTAAATCGGTGGGTAGATATTGTATTTCCCGAACTCCGACAGGTGTTTAAAGATATTACCGCTAAAGGGGCAATTGCAACCCTTCGTCTATTCCCATCCCCTGTAGAATTAGGAACTATGGAGCCCGAGGAAGTAATAATGGGTTGGAAATCAATCATGAAGAGACAACCTGGTTTAAAAAAGGCACTATTACTCATTCAGGTAGCTGGAAAATCAGTTGGAACAAAGCAAGCACTTGATGCTTATAAATTTCATTTGGAACAATTATTAGAGGAATATGATTTAGCTTTAAAACAACTCGAAAGAGTGGAGGAACAAGTTACTGATGCTCTATTAAAGATCCCTTTCGCTTATAAATTACTTGCCATTAAAGGCATTAGTGTAATTTCATTGGCAGGTATTTTAGGTGAGGCAGGAGATTTAAGTGGTTTTTCTCATGGGAATTCTTTGCTTCGCCATGCTGGATTACACTTAGCTGAAGCAAGTTCAGGGAAGTGGAAAGGTCAAATTGTCATCTCTAAGCGAGGAAGGTCTAGACTACGACGTTTCCTATATTTAGCTACAATGAGTCTTGTAGCGAATAATCCGGAATTTAAAGCAATTCACTCCTATAATGTAAAAGTAAAAAAGATGAAGAAAATGAAGTCAATCATGAAATTGATTGGGAAACTTGCGAGGATTTTTGTGGGCATCGCTCGCCGAAATGAGTTCTACTGTCCTGAAAAAGTTAACCACATTATTGTGTTGGCAGCATAG
- the rpiB gene encoding ribose 5-phosphate isomerase B — MKLAIGCDHGGFQLKEAIKKHLIGKNIEVEDFGTYSKDSVNFPGYALKVGNAVTTGNSDLGILCCGTGIGMSIAANKIAGVRAAVVTDTFSAQATREHNNSNILCLGERVIGEGLALLIVDTWLAASFQGGRHKERIDQVTDIEQSRTDSLLC, encoded by the coding sequence ATGAAGCTGGCAATCGGTTGTGATCATGGTGGATTTCAATTAAAGGAAGCGATCAAAAAACACCTTATAGGAAAAAATATCGAAGTAGAAGATTTCGGTACATATAGCAAGGATAGTGTGAATTTTCCAGGTTACGCTTTAAAAGTTGGGAATGCTGTTACAACTGGAAATAGTGATTTAGGAATTCTTTGTTGTGGAACGGGAATTGGCATGTCAATTGCCGCAAATAAAATTGCAGGAGTTCGTGCTGCTGTCGTAACGGATACCTTTTCGGCACAAGCGACTAGGGAACACAACAATAGCAATATCCTTTGTTTAGGAGAGCGCGTAATTGGTGAAGGGTTAGCATTATTAATCGTTGATACATGGTTAGCTGCAAGCTTCCAAGGTGGCCGTCATAAAGAGAGAATAGACCAAGTGACGGATATCGAGCAGTCTCGAACTGACTCCTTATTATGTTAG
- a CDS encoding zinc-binding dehydrogenase produces MKAVMKLEPGYDKMSLENIPEPNVFDDKVKIKVAYTGICGSDIHTFKGDYSNPKTPVVLGHEFSGVVVEVGPDVKNVKVGDRVTSETTYTTCGACEYCLEGNYNLCPDRKGLGTQENGSFAEYVISREESVHVLPEEVSLLAASLTEPLACCVHAVLEKTTVSAKDRVLIFGPGPIGLLLLQVVKAQGAFVIMSGITKDAKRLELAKSLGADVIVDTLQEDLKEIVLANTNGYGVDKIFECSGAVPALNSGLPLMKKKGTFVQVGLFGNKLNAIDQESIIQREISYVGSRSQKPSSWVIALDLLKNNKVDTDKMITKMVSLDEWRTGFEAVMAGNEIKVIVES; encoded by the coding sequence ATGAAAGCAGTAATGAAACTAGAACCCGGTTATGACAAAATGTCACTTGAGAATATTCCAGAACCGAATGTCTTTGATGATAAGGTTAAAATAAAAGTAGCTTACACCGGAATCTGTGGCTCTGATATCCACACTTTTAAAGGAGACTACAGCAACCCTAAAACGCCTGTTGTTCTTGGTCATGAATTTTCAGGTGTTGTTGTTGAAGTTGGACCAGACGTGAAAAATGTGAAGGTTGGCGATCGTGTAACAAGCGAAACTACCTATACAACTTGTGGAGCATGTGAGTACTGTCTAGAGGGCAATTATAATTTGTGTCCTGATCGTAAGGGGTTAGGAACTCAGGAAAATGGAAGTTTCGCAGAATATGTTATTTCCCGTGAGGAGAGTGTTCATGTACTGCCTGAAGAAGTCAGCCTTTTAGCCGCTTCTTTGACTGAGCCTTTAGCTTGTTGTGTACATGCTGTACTAGAGAAAACAACAGTGAGTGCAAAGGATAGAGTCCTAATCTTTGGACCAGGACCAATTGGTTTACTGCTTCTTCAAGTTGTAAAAGCACAAGGGGCATTTGTTATCATGTCAGGAATTACTAAGGATGCTAAACGGTTAGAATTAGCTAAATCTTTAGGTGCTGATGTCATTGTAGATACGCTACAAGAGGATCTTAAAGAGATAGTCCTTGCCAATACAAATGGTTATGGTGTTGATAAAATCTTTGAATGTTCTGGTGCAGTACCTGCGTTAAATTCAGGTTTGCCTCTTATGAAGAAAAAAGGAACATTTGTACAAGTTGGCCTGTTTGGTAATAAATTAAATGCAATCGATCAAGAATCGATCATCCAACGTGAGATCTCTTATGTTGGTAGCCGTTCACAAAAACCAAGTTCTTGGGTTATTGCTCTTGATCTATTAAAAAATAATAAAGTTGATACAGATAAAATGATTACCAAGATGGTTTCATTAGATGAATGGCGGACAGGCTTTGAAGCTGTTATGGCCGGAAATGAAATCAAGGTAATCGTAGAATCTTAA
- a CDS encoding ribulose-phosphate 3-epimerase — protein sequence MHSIAASIMCANQLNLAAELQELEKAQVELLHCDVMDGVFVHNLAMGPYVLEQIKAGTTIPLDFHLATEEPSKYIDMYSYIQPEYISFHVEASDHIERDIDKIQEKGIKPVLALSPQCPIEMITPYLSKVPAILMMTVNPGFAGQKFNYDVLKKIDELNTFMEGWEEKPLIEVDGCINQNTIPLLVDKGANIYVLGTSALFNTNNGSFKQKVDSVRELFLEKRLNL from the coding sequence ATGCATTCAATCGCTGCATCAATAATGTGTGCTAATCAATTGAATCTAGCAGCTGAATTGCAAGAATTAGAGAAAGCTCAAGTGGAATTACTTCATTGCGATGTGATGGACGGGGTGTTTGTCCATAATTTAGCAATGGGACCTTATGTTTTGGAACAAATCAAAGCAGGTACAACAATCCCGCTTGATTTTCATTTGGCGACAGAAGAGCCTTCAAAATATATTGATATGTATTCATACATTCAGCCAGAATACATCTCGTTCCATGTTGAAGCGAGTGATCATATCGAACGCGATATTGATAAGATTCAAGAAAAAGGCATCAAACCTGTCTTGGCCTTAAGTCCGCAATGCCCCATCGAAATGATTACCCCTTATCTATCAAAGGTACCGGCGATTCTTATGATGACAGTTAATCCAGGTTTTGCAGGGCAAAAGTTTAATTATGATGTCTTAAAAAAAATTGATGAGTTGAATACCTTCATGGAAGGTTGGGAGGAAAAACCTTTAATCGAAGTGGATGGCTGTATCAATCAAAATACCATTCCTCTTTTAGTAGATAAAGGGGCCAATATTTATGTGTTGGGGACCTCAGCCTTGTTTAATACCAATAATGGGTCATTCAAACAAAAGGTTGATAGTGTACGAGAGTTATTTTTAGAAAAACGTCTGAATCTTTAA